In Nomia melanderi isolate GNS246 chromosome 5, iyNomMela1, whole genome shotgun sequence, a single genomic region encodes these proteins:
- the LOC116430910 gene encoding tachykinin-like peptides receptor 99D isoform X3, translated as MDESGKNDTYNNITGLSNITDFVAEVEFSCEIDEGEKVPPLIVVILSILYGSTSILTMVGNSIVIWIIATTKRMQDVTNFYIANLALADIVIGLFVSPLQYQAALLQKWISPHFMCAICPFVQVLCVNASVFTLTAIAIDRHRAILKPLSAKPSKLTAKIVIMGIWLFAAILAIPAGMAYTVTIVHKNFYGEQNVPMCAINNISHKKIFIYSTLLVLFQFLTPLSVISLVYTRMALKLWSNRAPGNAESSRDANLMKNKMRVIKMLIVVVAVFAICWLPVQIYHALKYCYEKINCYEYINYIFLVFNWLAMSNSCYNPLIYGIYNGKFRRELRQRCPCKLRNRATSPPINNTEMDKTQSSRTSIRYAFYKL; from the exons ATGGACGAGTCCGGAAAAAATGATACCTATAATAACATCACTGGTTTGAGCAATATAACTG ATTTCGTAGCTGAGGTGGAGTTTAGCTGTGAAATAGACGAGGGTGAAAAAGTACCGCCGCTAATCGTCGTAATCCTCAGTATATTATACGGAAGCACATCCATTTTGACGATGGTGGGAAACTCCATCGTAATATGGATAATCGCTACGACCAAGCGGATGCAGGATGTTACAAATTTTTACATCGCGAATCTAGCACTGGCCGACATTGTAATAGGTTTGTTCGTGAGTCCGCTTCAG TATCAAGCTGCGCTACTACAAAAATGGATTTCACCGCATTTTATGTGTGCTATTTGTCCTTTTGTGCAAGTTCTCTGTGTCAATGCTTCGGTCTTCACGCTGACAGCGATTGCGATTGATCGACATCGAGCGATTTTGAAACCACTCAG CGCGAAGCCGAGCAAACTCACTGCCAAAATTGTCATCATGGGAATTTGGTTATTTGCCGCGATTTTAGCAATACCGGCGGGGATGGCATACACAGTGACCATAGTCCACAAGAATTTTTATGGCG AGCAGAACGTACCGATGTGTGCCATCAATAACATCTCCCACAAAAAGATATTCATCTACTCAACATTGTTGGtgttgtttcaatttttgacaCCACTGTCAGTGATTTCTTTAGTGTATACAAGAATGGCACTGAAATTGTGGAGTAACCGAGCACCCGGAAACGCGGAAAGCAGTCGGGATGCAAATTTAATGAAGAACAAGATGAGG GTCATTAAAATGTTAATCGTCGTTGTCGCCGTTTTTGCAATCTGTTGGTTGCCTGTTCAAATATATCACGCTTTAAAATATTGCTACGAGAAAATAAACTG TTACGAGTACatcaattatatatttctcgttTTCAATTGGCTGGCTATGTCAAACAGCTGTTACAACCCTTTGATCTATGGAATATATAAT GGAAAATTCAGAAGGGAATTACGACAACGATGTCCGTGTAAATTGCGAAATCGGGCAACTAGTCCGCCAATCAATAATACCGAAATGGATAAAACGCAAAGTAGCCGAACCTCGATTAGGTATGCTTTTTATAAGCTATAA
- the LOC116430910 gene encoding RYamide receptor isoform X2, translating to MVGNSIVIWIIATTKRMQDVTNFYIANLALADIVIGLFVSPLQYQAALLQKWISPHFMCAICPFVQVLCVNASVFTLTAIAIDRHRAILKPLSAKPSKLTAKIVIMGIWLFAAILAIPAGMAYTVTIVHKNFYGEQNVPMCAINNISHKKIFIYSTLLVLFQFLTPLSVISLVYTRMALKLWSNRAPGNAESSRDANLMKNKMRVIKMLIVVVAVFAICWLPVQIYHALKYCYEKINCYEYINYIFLVFNWLAMSNSCYNPLIYGIYNGKFRRELRQRCPCKLRNRATSPPINNTEMDKTQSSRTSIRYEWKRTISGGYPAVASFYKGISMRGSTHSFIDDPQTYARNKKRLGHYMHGSHEHNCSISSNKTEELYVFSPRKYGEDPEMEELGL from the exons ATGGTGGGAAACTCCATCGTAATATGGATAATCGCTACGACCAAGCGGATGCAGGATGTTACAAATTTTTACATCGCGAATCTAGCACTGGCCGACATTGTAATAGGTTTGTTCGTGAGTCCGCTTCAG TATCAAGCTGCGCTACTACAAAAATGGATTTCACCGCATTTTATGTGTGCTATTTGTCCTTTTGTGCAAGTTCTCTGTGTCAATGCTTCGGTCTTCACGCTGACAGCGATTGCGATTGATCGACATCGAGCGATTTTGAAACCACTCAG CGCGAAGCCGAGCAAACTCACTGCCAAAATTGTCATCATGGGAATTTGGTTATTTGCCGCGATTTTAGCAATACCGGCGGGGATGGCATACACAGTGACCATAGTCCACAAGAATTTTTATGGCG AGCAGAACGTACCGATGTGTGCCATCAATAACATCTCCCACAAAAAGATATTCATCTACTCAACATTGTTGGtgttgtttcaatttttgacaCCACTGTCAGTGATTTCTTTAGTGTATACAAGAATGGCACTGAAATTGTGGAGTAACCGAGCACCCGGAAACGCGGAAAGCAGTCGGGATGCAAATTTAATGAAGAACAAGATGAGG GTCATTAAAATGTTAATCGTCGTTGTCGCCGTTTTTGCAATCTGTTGGTTGCCTGTTCAAATATATCACGCTTTAAAATATTGCTACGAGAAAATAAACTG TTACGAGTACatcaattatatatttctcgttTTCAATTGGCTGGCTATGTCAAACAGCTGTTACAACCCTTTGATCTATGGAATATATAAT GGAAAATTCAGAAGGGAATTACGACAACGATGTCCGTGTAAATTGCGAAATCGGGCAACTAGTCCGCCAATCAATAATACCGAAATGGATAAAACGCAAAGTAGCCGAACCTCGATTAG ATACGAATGGAAGCGAACAATTTCTGGCGGTTACCCAGCTGTTGCGTCGTTTTATAAGGGAATATCAATGAGAGGATCCACTCACTCATTCATTGATGACCCCCAAACTTATGCGCGCAATAAGAAACGATTAGGACATTATATGCATGGTAGTCATGAACATAATTGCTCGATTTCATCGAATAAAACCGAAGAATTATACGTTTTCTCACCCCGGAAATACGGAGAAGATCCTGAAATGGAAGAGTTAGGTTTGTAA
- the LOC116430910 gene encoding RYamide receptor isoform X1 yields MDESGKNDTYNNITGLSNITDFVAEVEFSCEIDEGEKVPPLIVVILSILYGSTSILTMVGNSIVIWIIATTKRMQDVTNFYIANLALADIVIGLFVSPLQYQAALLQKWISPHFMCAICPFVQVLCVNASVFTLTAIAIDRHRAILKPLSAKPSKLTAKIVIMGIWLFAAILAIPAGMAYTVTIVHKNFYGEQNVPMCAINNISHKKIFIYSTLLVLFQFLTPLSVISLVYTRMALKLWSNRAPGNAESSRDANLMKNKMRVIKMLIVVVAVFAICWLPVQIYHALKYCYEKINCYEYINYIFLVFNWLAMSNSCYNPLIYGIYNGKFRRELRQRCPCKLRNRATSPPINNTEMDKTQSSRTSIRYEWKRTISGGYPAVASFYKGISMRGSTHSFIDDPQTYARNKKRLGHYMHGSHEHNCSISSNKTEELYVFSPRKYGEDPEMEELGL; encoded by the exons ATGGACGAGTCCGGAAAAAATGATACCTATAATAACATCACTGGTTTGAGCAATATAACTG ATTTCGTAGCTGAGGTGGAGTTTAGCTGTGAAATAGACGAGGGTGAAAAAGTACCGCCGCTAATCGTCGTAATCCTCAGTATATTATACGGAAGCACATCCATTTTGACGATGGTGGGAAACTCCATCGTAATATGGATAATCGCTACGACCAAGCGGATGCAGGATGTTACAAATTTTTACATCGCGAATCTAGCACTGGCCGACATTGTAATAGGTTTGTTCGTGAGTCCGCTTCAG TATCAAGCTGCGCTACTACAAAAATGGATTTCACCGCATTTTATGTGTGCTATTTGTCCTTTTGTGCAAGTTCTCTGTGTCAATGCTTCGGTCTTCACGCTGACAGCGATTGCGATTGATCGACATCGAGCGATTTTGAAACCACTCAG CGCGAAGCCGAGCAAACTCACTGCCAAAATTGTCATCATGGGAATTTGGTTATTTGCCGCGATTTTAGCAATACCGGCGGGGATGGCATACACAGTGACCATAGTCCACAAGAATTTTTATGGCG AGCAGAACGTACCGATGTGTGCCATCAATAACATCTCCCACAAAAAGATATTCATCTACTCAACATTGTTGGtgttgtttcaatttttgacaCCACTGTCAGTGATTTCTTTAGTGTATACAAGAATGGCACTGAAATTGTGGAGTAACCGAGCACCCGGAAACGCGGAAAGCAGTCGGGATGCAAATTTAATGAAGAACAAGATGAGG GTCATTAAAATGTTAATCGTCGTTGTCGCCGTTTTTGCAATCTGTTGGTTGCCTGTTCAAATATATCACGCTTTAAAATATTGCTACGAGAAAATAAACTG TTACGAGTACatcaattatatatttctcgttTTCAATTGGCTGGCTATGTCAAACAGCTGTTACAACCCTTTGATCTATGGAATATATAAT GGAAAATTCAGAAGGGAATTACGACAACGATGTCCGTGTAAATTGCGAAATCGGGCAACTAGTCCGCCAATCAATAATACCGAAATGGATAAAACGCAAAGTAGCCGAACCTCGATTAG ATACGAATGGAAGCGAACAATTTCTGGCGGTTACCCAGCTGTTGCGTCGTTTTATAAGGGAATATCAATGAGAGGATCCACTCACTCATTCATTGATGACCCCCAAACTTATGCGCGCAATAAGAAACGATTAGGACATTATATGCATGGTAGTCATGAACATAATTGCTCGATTTCATCGAATAAAACCGAAGAATTATACGTTTTCTCACCCCGGAAATACGGAGAAGATCCTGAAATGGAAGAGTTAGGTTTGTAA
- the ave gene encoding sterile alpha motif domain-containing protein aveugle: MVEEVVNSTNKPKNKTARPRPVYLWNVLDVQKWLRRHCSDYYQLYHEKFLYHDITGRVLLRINENILLRLGIDNEQHRMDIWREIMKLHLKTDMLEIKDIERRNNINFD, encoded by the exons ATGGTAGAGGAAGTAGTTAATTCTACTAATAAACCTAAG AATAAAACTGCCCGACCACGTCCAGTTTATTTATGGAATGTGTTAGATGTACAAAAATGGTTAAGGAGGCATTGTAGtgattattatcaattgtaTCACGAAAAGTTTTTATAT CATGACATCACAGGAAGAGTTTTGTtgagaattaatgaaaatattttattgagatTGGGAATTGATAATGAGCAACATAGAATGGATATTTGgagagaaataatgaaattacatcTTAAAACAGATATGttagaaattaaagatattgAGCGAcgcaataatataaattttgattaa
- the LOC116430925 gene encoding RNA polymerase II-associated protein 1 has product MDRTPILKRPKPTDSEEELFRMQEEFLKNKQQPSAKVINLRGSAKSFDSATSTGSSRNESGTGKTRSKYSELKKLKTHNRVSTSQTSGDVINPIVNERIQNNLNIGSQESVQNIPVAPSNIVLGNIIEKKFNPINYIFNKRESLFDSTKGFPEVFVSKYMESDDNESLFLKQVSSKKETTNKMKNSQGIISSVNEGSVIIEGSWSSEIHKENLEKLSQMTTEDILREKNKLEMALKPEVIQFLKERRNRKLKEEKNEVEIKQFNSLTENQNSNEQMNEEKLITKEISDKHDVPSKSNDVIQMEVDKSEEVFNVNNTCPSKNNDIVPMQVDEPESIPKAPIELMEQAKEKGWVHMDALEPQKLKWMEEVPAQKIEEPAPNEPYNARFDFSGLLLPYKDESVSLDKGLHHHGEEPERPGYSLQELLQLSRSATQQQRCTALTTLANIIEKSRSGWYDKALQPAPLNALSQKNILLLLRFSLDDTSVAVVTATLQALRAFLYSEADEVCLDRLYGFNNYKEPVLKTPKTDVSDTSDLKDHELAQLDAIAALLRSDILLRIRYILSEMRPPPVGVTSALEILTRLVRHSPITALNVGNTPNLLETIIEFFVPLSTNSLAMVNTINNVYGVPVTAALKFCRVLLCYGGKPISQKLNRLKIVQSILSYISCDAGKESFNLRIESLRLWKLLLLHGEAMDSVTGAQLTLLSQLQLLLSSHNIQTASELSCEYAASLIAVASCLTPLKENISVLLRKWNIQLQSLTNVTWGKTKLISETLLAVGDTSAVKTLSISRSQVFQKLSSTSNLLSECSPATEREPSCLLHLGVLTQDGQLQPIVSEPSCFPFLGTTFSIFTNYSFIEEIQAVLSLPQVYKYLKRLETTDWCLEKSWYTRSELLFLTSIVNAASIIKKKLNNEIMHIIWKIAIKLVSTLPADSSSDIKNMLRSALSEEKLSLEIVANELEKLNLSSNIQDITPNLSRNVATIYEQYVPLNGEWDQAAMPKDWIYLPVIYIYTKCRNAGKCNDEDKSVILTVLSLELILPDLVEKLSQSLRFSRLILVYLCDTIYLNNDVSVLLTRAVSTLLKDHHKKLNFTMELPGLSSFTDLFTAMCEHFCSTSYGDNSFSMTLLVPIAQRHDAHYRKLLWSEHAGVLRYIRLSIEQLVVPLKEYLYPIEKDTSLIESYITALVRGIVRKDWCPVPYTIAIHHSAMYLKQSDKIAMKMRVHLAKIPNKTLATLILNYEPPKL; this is encoded by the exons atgGATAGGACTCCAATATTGAAGCGGCCTAAGCCGACTGACAGTGAAGAAGAATTATTTCGTATGCAAGAAGAATTTTTGAAGAACAAACAACAACCGTCtgcaaaagtaattaatttgcGAGGTTCAGCAAAATCATTTGATAGTGCTACTTCTACGGGATCATCTAGAAATGAATCTGGTACTGGAAAAACAAGATCAAAATATTCTGAGCTGAAGAAACTTAAAACACATAATAGAGTTTCTACTTCACAAACTAGCGGTGATGTTATAAATCCTATAGTTAATGAAAGAATTcagaataatttaaacataggatcgcaagaatctgttcaaaACATACCAGTTGCGCCGTCTAATATAGTATtaggaaatataattgaaaagaaatttaatccaattaactatatttttaataaaagggAATCTTTGTTTGATTCGACCAAAGGATTTCCAGAAGTATTTGTTTCTAAGTATATG GAAAGTGATGAtaatgaaagtttatttttgaaacaagtttcttcaaaaaaggaaacaacaaataaaatgaaaaactctCAAGGGATTATATCATCAGTTAATGAAGGTAGTGTTATTATTGAAGGATCATGGTCAAGTGAAATACATaaggaaaatttggaaaaattaagTCAGATGACTACAGAAGATATATtgagagagaaaaataaacTTGAAATGGCTTTAAAACCAGAAGTAATCCAATTTTTAAAAgagagaagaaacagaaaacttaaagaagaaaagaacgaggtagaaattaaacaattcaatAGTCTTACAGAGAATCAAAATTCTAATGAGCAAATGAATgaggaaaaattaattacaaaagaaatttctGACAAACATGACGTTCCATCTAAAAGTAATGATGTTATACAAATGGAAGTAGATAAATCTGAAGAagtatttaatgtaaataatacatgTCCATCCAAAAACAATGATATTGTACCTATGCAAGTAGATGAGCCTGAAAGTATACCGAAAGCTCCAATAGAGTTAATGGAACAAGCTAAAGAGAAGGGTTGGGTGCACATGGATGCCCTTGAACCTCAGAAATTAAAATGGATGGAAGAAGTACCAGCACAGAAAATTGAAGAACCTGCTCCAAATGAACCATACAATGCTCGTTTCGATTTTAGTg GTTTATTATTGCCATATAAGGACGAAAGTGTGTCACTTGATAAAGGTCTTCACCATCATGGAGAAGAACCTGAACGTCCTGGATATTCTTTACaagaattattacaattaagtAGATCAGCCACACAACAACAACGATGCACTGCTCTTACAACATTAGCAAACATTATAGAAAAAAGTCGCAGTGGCTGGTATGACAAAGCATTACAACCAGCACCTTTGAATGCTCTCagtcagaaaaatattttgctaCTGTTACGATTTTCATTAGATGACACATCGGTAGCTGTAGTTACAGCAACTTTACAAGCACTTAGAGCATTTTTATACAGTGAGGCAGATGAAGTTTGTTTAGATAGACTGTAtggtttcaataattacaaggaACCTGTTTTGAAGACACCAAAAACAGATGTTTCTGATACAAGTGATTTAAAAGACCATGAACTGGCTCAGTTAGATGCAATAGCTGCTTTATTAAGATCTGATATTCTTTTAAGAATCAG ATACATTTTAAGCGAAATGCGGCCTCCGCCAGTTGGTGTTACTTCTGCGTTAGAAATATTAACCAGGCTTGTAAGACATTCACCTATAACAGCATTAAATGTTGGAAACACACCAAATTTATTAGAAACGATAATCGAATTTTTTGTACCCCTATCTACAAACTCATTAG CAATGGTCAATACTATAAACAACGTGTATGGTGTTCCTGTTACTGCTGCTCTTAAATTTTGCCGAGTTTTGCTCTGTTATGGAGGAAAACCAATTTCTCAGAAGTTAAACAGACTTAAAATTGTGCAAAGCATTTTGTCATACATCAGTTGTGATGCAGG gaaAGAAAGTTTTAATCTTAGAATTGAAAGTTTACGGTTATGGAAACTGTTGTTACTTCATGGAGAGGCGATGGACAGTGTAACTGGAGCACAATTAACTCTTTTATCTCAGTTGCAACTTCTCTTAAGCAGTCATAATATTCAAACCGCATCCGAATTGTCTTGTGAATATGCAGCATCTTTAATAGCTGTAGCTAGTTGTCTAACACctttaaaggaaaatatatcagttttattaagaaaatggaATATACAGTTACAATCTCTAACAAACGTGACG TGGGGAAAAACAAAACTTATATCAGAAACGTTATTGGCTGTTGGTGATACTTCCGCTGTTAAAACATTGAGTATATCCCGATCGCAAGTATTTCAAAAACTTAG CTCTACATCGAATTTATTGAGTGAATGTAGTCCAGCTACAGAACGTGAACCTTCTTGTCTACTTCACTTAGGAGTATTAACTCAGGATGGACAGTTGCAGCCTATAGTATCTGAGCCAtcttgttttccttttcttgGTACTACTTTCAGTATTTTCaccaattattcttttatagaagAAATTCAAGCAGTGCTTAGTCTTCCACAAGtttataagtatttaaaaaGATTGGAAACAACAGACTGGTGTTTAGAAAAATCATGGTATACAAGATCTGAATTATTGTTCTTAACGAGTATAGTTAATGCTGcttctattattaaaaagaaattgaataatgaaataatgcatattatttggaaaattgCTATTAAACTGGTATCGACATTGCCAGCTGATTCTTCGtctgatataaaaaatatgttaagaAGTGCTTTATCAGAAGAGAAATTAAGTTTAGAAATAGTCGCAAatgaattagaaaaattgaatttaagttCAAATATACAGGATATTACACCCAATTTATCTCGTAATGTGGCAACTATATATGAGCAGTATGTACCATTGAATGGTGAATGGGATCAAGCTGCAATGCCTAAGGATTGGATTTATTTACCTGTAATATACATTTACACAAAGTGTAGAAATGCTGGTAAATGTAACGATGAAGACAAATCTGTCATCTTGACTGTACTAAGTTTGGAATTAATATTACCTGATTTAGTTGAAAAACTTTCACAAAGCTTGAGATTTAGCAGATTAATCTTGGTGTATCTTTGcgatacaatatatttaaataatgacgTTTCGGTTTTGCTTACTAGAGCCGTTTCAACTTTGTTGAAAGATCATCATAAGAAACTTAATTTTACAATGGAGTTACCTGGATTAAGTTCATTTACTGATCTATTTACCGCTATGTGTGAACATTTCTGTTCGACTTCTTATGGTGATAACAGTTTTTCAATGACCTTATTGGTACCTATTGCACAAAGACATGATGCTCATTATAGAAAGTTATTATGGTCAGAGCATGCAGGTGTGCTTCGATACATTAGGTTATCAATAGAACAATTAGTTGTtccattaaaagaatatttgtatCCTATCGAGAAAGATACATCTTTAATAGAAAGTTATATAACTGCTCTTGTCAGAGGAATTGTAAGAAAAGATTGGTGCCCAGTTCCTTACACAATTGCTATACATCACTCTGCAATGTATTTAAAACAGTCTGATAAAATAGCAATGAAGATGAGAGTGCACCTAGCAAAAATACCTAATAAGACTTTAGctactttaatattaaattatgaaccacctaaattataa